A single region of the Drosophila takahashii strain IR98-3 E-12201 chromosome 2R, DtakHiC1v2, whole genome shotgun sequence genome encodes:
- the Mal-A2 gene encoding maltase A2 → MPQWAHLGLAALLLVSCTQVGGADIDWWENASLYQIYPRSFQDSDGDGIGDLQGITSRLGYLKEIGITATWLSPIFTSPMSDFGYDISNFYDIDPIFGTLADFDALIVEAKSLGVKIILDFVPNHSSDENEWFQKSVNREEGYDDFYVWDDGKLNEETGERDPPSNWVSVFSGPMWTWNEKRQQYFLHQFQVKQPDLNFTNPMVREHMLDVLKFWLDRGVDGFRIDAVPHIYEYRNADGSYPDEPVSGWGSDPNAYDYHDHIYTKDQPATVDLMYEWRAYLDSYRATNGGDSRVLLAEAYSSVETLSAYFGNSSHQGTQLPMNFQLMYLSGYSTARDVVGSIDYWMNTMWTEHQTANWVVGNHDTNRVADRMGAHKVDLLNVIVNALPGASVTYYGEEIGMSNVDVECTSDSCEDRDGERTPMQWTGGKNADFSEGESTWLPLSSDYQRYNVQTERGVSRSSLNVFKGLQALKSSAAFLAFKEEGGFSYEAVTEQVLQIIRTNKYSEEYRILVNMGNGMEIIDGLAAKTYEYVLVTAYSNHYVGQKVDLSQRIILMPYEAVVLRWSA, encoded by the exons ATGCCACAGTGGGCACATCTCGGCCTGGCGGCTCTCCTCCTCGTCAGCTGCACCCAAGTGGGTGGTGCGGACATCGATTGGTGGGAGAACGCCTCGCTCTACCAGATATATCCGCGCTCCTTCCAGGAcagcgatggcgatggcatcGGGGACCTGCAGGGCATTACTTCGCGACTGGGCTATCTCAAGGAAATCGGCATCACGGCCACCTGGCTGTCGCCCATTTTCACCTCGCCGATGTCGGACTTTGGTTACGACATCTCCAACTTCTACGACATCGATCCGATTTTCGGCACTCTCGCGGACTTCGATGCCCTGATAGTGGAGGCCAAGTCGCTGGGCGTTAAGATCATCCTGGACTTTGTACCCAACCACTCGAGCGACGAGAACGAGTGGTTCCAGAAGTCGGTTAACCGCGAGGAGGGTTACGACGACTTCTACGTGTGGGACGATGGAAAGCTAAACGAGGAGACCGGCGAGCGGGATCCGCCCTCCAACTGGGTGAGCGTGTTCAGTGGACCCATGTGGACGTGGAACGAGAAGCGCCAGCAGTACTTCCTCCACCAGTTCCAGGTGAAGCAGCCGGATCTGAATTTCACCAATCCCATGGTGAGGGAGCACATGCTGGACGTCCTCAAGTTTTGGCTAGATCGTGGAGTGGACGGATTCAGGATCGACGCTGTGCCCCACATCTACGAGTACCGCAATGCGGACGGCTCCTATCCGGATGAGCCGGTCAGTGGGTGGGGCAGCGACCCCAATGCCTACGACTACCACGACCACATCTACACCAAGGATCAGCCAGCCACGGTGGACTTAATGTACGAGTGGCGTGCCTATTTGGACAGCTATCGGGCTACGAATGGTGGTGACTCGAGGGTTCTGCTGGCCGAGGCCTACTCCTCCGTGGAGACACTGAGTGCCTACTTCGGCAACAGCAGCCATCAGGGCACCCAGCTGCCCATGAACTTCCAGCTGATGTATCTCAGTGGGTACTCCACGGCCAGGGATGTGGTGGGATCGATCGACTACTGGATGAACACCATGTGGACGGAGCACCAGACGGCCAACTGGGTGGTGGGGAATCACGACACCAACCGCGTGGCCGATCGCATGGGAGCCCACAAGGTGGATCTGCTGAATGTCATCGTGAATGCGTTGCCAGGTGCCTCAGTAACCTACTACGGCGAGGAGATTGGCATGTCCAACGTGGATGTGGAGTGCACGAGCGACTCTTGCGAGGATCGTGATGGCGAGCGAACGCCGATGCAGTGGACAGGTGGAAAGAATGCCGACTTCTCGGAAGGGGAGAGCACCTGGCTGCCCCTCAGTTCCGATTACCAGAGGTACAATGTGCAGACGGAGCGCGGCGTCTCGAGGTCCTCTTTAAATGTCTTTAAAGGACTTCAGGCACTGAAGAGCAGTGCCGCCTTTCTGGCTTTCAAGGAGGAGGGAGGATTCTCCTACGAGGCGGTGACGGAACAGGTCCTACAAATTATACG GACCAACAAGTACAGCGAGGAGTATCGAATCTTGGTCAACATGGGCAACGGTATGGAGATCATCGATGGACTGGCCGCCAAAACCTACGAGTATGTGCTGGTCACCGCGTACTCCAACCATTATGTGGG GCAAAAAGTAGACCTCTCGCAGCGAATTATCCTCATGCCCTACGAAGCAGTCGTCTTACGCTGGTCGGCGTAA
- the Mal-A3 gene encoding maltase A3, whose protein sequence is MFKLLVLSCLLALVLPSLAEVGWWKTGQFYQIYPRSFKDSDGDGVGDLVGITQQLPYLKEIGITATWLSPIFTSPMADFGYDVADLKNIDPLFGTMEDFEALLARAKELDIKIILDFVPNHTSDECDWFIRSAAGEEEYKDFYVWHTGKVVNGIRQAPNNWLSVFRGSMWTWNEQRQAYYLHQFHAKQPDLNYRNPKVVEAMKDVLRFWLRKGAYGFRIDAVPHVFEIPADSDGNWPDEPRNLDVNDPEDYTYLQHIYTTDQPETLELVYEFRDVIEEIDAELGGDDRVLLTEAYSPLEVLMQYYGNGTHLGSQIPFNFELLAKIGYSSDAYHYSELIHNWLDNMPEGQVANWVFGNHDQSRIGSRLGSDRIDACNMIVMGLPGVSVTYQGEETGMTDVWISWEDTVDPQACQSNEQEFERLTRDPVRTPFQWSDEVNAGFSNASVTWLPVASDYKQVNVKKERGIALSHLNVYKQLRALRDEPTLKQGDVSVSAIGPNVLAFKRSLAGQKSYITVININDDVESINLDSVFTSISTQLQYVVVNDKSSRRKNDLTFANSVLLMPKEAVVLSTV, encoded by the exons GTATTACGCAACAGCTGCCTTACCTGAAAGAAATCGGCATCACTGCCACCTGGCTGTCCCCCATTTTCACCTCGCCCATGGCTGACTTTGGCTACGATGTGGCCGATCTCAAGAACATCGATCCCCTCTTCGGAACCATGGAAGATTTCGAGGCGCTGTTGGCACGCGCCAAGGAGCTGGACATCAAGATAATCCTGGACTTTGTGCCCAATCACACGAGCGACGAGTGCGACTGGTTCATCCGATCGGCCGCCGGCGAGGAGGAGTACAAGGACTTCTACGTGTGGCACACCGGCAAGGTGGTCAACGGCATTCGCCAGGCGCCCAACAACTGGCTCTCCGTCTTCCGCGGCTCCATGTGGACGTGGAACGAGCAGCGACAGGCCTACTACCTCCATCAGTTCCACGCCAAGCAGCCGGATCTCAACTACCGCAACCCCAAGGTGGTGGAGGCCATGAAGGACGTCCTGCGCTTCTGGCTGCGCAAGGGAGCCTATGGCTTCCGTATCGATGCAGTGCCTCATGTTTTCGAGATTCCCGCGGATTCCGATGGCAACTGGCCCGATGAGCCCCGCAACCTGGATGTGAACGATCCCGAGGACTATACCTACCTGCAGCACATCTACACCACCGATCAGCCGGAGACCCTGGAACTGGTCTACGAGTTCCGCGATGTGATCGAGGAGATCGACGCCGAGCTGGGCGGCGATGACCGCGTCCTGCTCACCGAGGCCTACTCCCCGCTGGAGGTTCTGATGCAGTACTACGGCAACGGCACCCACCTGGGCTCCCAGATCCCCTTCAACTTCGAGCTGCTGGCCAAGATCGGCTACAGCTCCGACGCCTACCACTACTCGGAGCTGATCCACAACTGGCTGGACAACATGCCCGAGGGCCAGGTGGCCAACTGGGTGTTCGGCAACCACGACCAGAGTCGCATTGGCTCCCGCCTGGGCTCGGACCGCATCGACGCCTGCAACATGATCGTGATGGGCCTGCCCGGCGTGAGTGTGACCTACCAGGGTGAGGAGACCGGCATGACCGACGTCTGGATCAGCTGGGAGGACACCGTGGATCCGCAGGCCTGCCAGTCCAACGAGCAGGAGTTCGAGCGCCTCACCCGTGACCCCGTCCGCACTCCCTTCCAGTGGAGCGACGAGGTGAACGCCGGATTCTCCAACGCCTCCGTCACCTGGCTGCCGGTGGCCAGTGACTACAAGCAGGTGAATGTGAAGAAGGAGCGTGGAATCGCCCTGAGCCACCTGAATGTCTACAAGCAGCTGCGTGCCCTGCGAGATGAGCCCACTTTGAAGCAGGGCGATGTCTCGGTTTCGGCCATAGGTCCCAATGTGCTGGCCTTCAAGCG CTCCCTGGCCGGCCAGAAGTCCTACATCACCGTCATCAACATCAACGATGATGTCGAGTCGATCAACCTGGACTCCGTCTTCACCTCCATCTCCACTCAACTGCAATACGTGGTGGTGAACGATAAGAGCTCGCGTCGCAAGAA CGATCTTACCTTTGCCAACTCTGTGCTGCTGATGCCCAAGGAGGCCGTCGTGCTGAGCACAGTCTAA